A single window of Senegalia massiliensis DNA harbors:
- a CDS encoding RidA family protein: MVERTVVSTKKAPGAIGPYSQAIKVGEFVFTSGQLPMDPESGELINDIKKATARSLDSVKAILEEAGSSMENIIKTTIFVKDLDDFAAVNEVYGTYFGDEPPARSCVQVAKIPKEAKVEIEAIAKLK; encoded by the coding sequence TTGGTAGAAAGAACAGTAGTATCAACAAAAAAAGCACCAGGAGCAATAGGACCATATTCACAAGCAATAAAAGTGGGAGAGTTTGTATTTACTTCAGGACAATTACCAATGGATCCTGAATCAGGAGAATTAATTAATGATATTAAAAAAGCTACTGCTAGATCACTTGATAGTGTAAAGGCAATATTAGAAGAAGCAGGAAGTAGTATGGAAAACATAATCAAAACTACAATATTTGTAAAAGACTTAGATGATTTTGCAGCAGTAAATGAAGTTTATGGCACATATTTTGGTGATGAGCCACCAGCAAGGTCATGTGTTCAAGTAGCCAAAATACCAAAAGAGGCTAAAGTTGAAATCGAAGCTATAGCTAAATTAAAATAA
- the dpaL gene encoding diaminopropionate ammonia-lyase: MAESIKIVMNKEARKCEDKVSVKDFNVENAKNVKRFHESFDVYSKTPLTRLKNLSNKLGVSEILVKDESYRFGLNAFKVLGGSYAIGNFLAGKLNVPMRDVTFNMLTNKETKEKLGDITFVTATDGNHGRGVAWAAQQLNQNAVVYMPKGSSEIRLKNIQATGAEASITDMNYDDAVRLSLDMANKYGWEIIQDTAWEGYEDIPLWIMQGYATLMLESVEQMEEMKIEKPTHVFIQAGVGSLAGAVQGFIAAYYGEDRPITVVVEPNKADCIYRSGKNKKITNVTGDMNTIMAGLACGEPNPIGWEILNDYSDAYISCPEYIAANGMRVLGNPLNGDDKVISGESGAVTTGIVYSILKDEDLKDLKEQLKLDENSRVLVVSTEGDTDPDYYREIVWNGVYPDKYVD; this comes from the coding sequence ATGGCTGAATCTATTAAAATAGTAATGAATAAAGAAGCAAGGAAATGCGAAGATAAAGTTTCTGTAAAAGATTTCAATGTTGAAAATGCTAAGAATGTTAAAAGGTTTCATGAAAGTTTTGATGTATATTCCAAAACTCCTCTTACAAGACTTAAAAATCTTTCAAATAAATTAGGGGTTTCTGAAATATTAGTTAAAGATGAATCATACAGATTTGGATTAAACGCATTTAAAGTACTAGGTGGTTCTTATGCAATTGGTAATTTTTTAGCTGGGAAATTAAATGTTCCAATGAGAGATGTTACATTTAATATGCTTACTAATAAAGAAACAAAAGAAAAATTAGGTGATATTACTTTTGTGACTGCTACAGATGGAAATCATGGTAGAGGAGTTGCTTGGGCAGCACAACAATTAAATCAAAATGCCGTTGTATATATGCCAAAAGGATCTTCAGAAATAAGACTTAAAAATATACAAGCTACTGGAGCTGAAGCAAGTATTACTGATATGAATTATGATGATGCAGTTAGACTATCACTTGATATGGCTAATAAATATGGTTGGGAAATAATTCAGGATACTGCTTGGGAAGGTTATGAAGATATTCCTCTATGGATTATGCAAGGGTATGCTACATTAATGCTAGAATCAGTGGAACAAATGGAAGAAATGAAAATAGAAAAACCAACACATGTATTTATACAAGCTGGTGTAGGTTCACTTGCTGGAGCGGTACAAGGATTTATAGCAGCTTATTATGGAGAAGATAGACCAATAACTGTTGTAGTGGAGCCAAATAAAGCTGACTGCATATATAGATCAGGTAAGAATAAAAAGATTACTAATGTAACTGGTGATATGAATACTATAATGGCAGGACTTGCTTGTGGAGAACCAAATCCAATTGGATGGGAAATATTAAATGATTACTCAGATGCATATATTTCATGTCCAGAATATATAGCAGCAAATGGAATGAGAGTTCTTGGAAACCCATTAAATGGTGATGATAAAGTGATTTCTGGTGAGTCAGGGGCAGTTACTACAGGTATAGTATATTCAATACTTAAAGATGAAGATTTAAAAGATTTAAAAGAACAATTAAAACTAGATGAAAATTCTCGAGTTTTAGTTGTAAGTACAGAAGGAGATACTGATCCAGATTACTATAGGGAAATAGTTTGGAACGGAGTTTATCCTGATAAGTATGTTGACTAA
- the hydA gene encoding dihydropyrimidinase, whose amino-acid sequence MIIKNGLIVSEQNTYKADILLKDEKIECIGNNIAEEGHEIIDAEGKYVIPGAIDVHTHMNLIAGKYTTVDDFYSGTIAAACGGTTTIVDHLGFGPKGCNLSHQINKYHELAHDKAMIDYSFHGVVQHLNDKILDELEHHVNNGIISFKVYMTYNNKLSDDKLYRVLKKMKQVGGIVPVHAENDQVINYFRAKYKSQGKITPIYHAKSRPNNTESEAIGRILNLAKLAGDAPVYIVHLSTKEGLIEVKEARKRGQKNIFVETCTQYLTLTQEEYKKDNFEGLKYIMAPPLRTKKDIDFLWDGINQGDIQTIGTDHCPFSFRQKLIAKNDFTIAPGGGPGVEERVSVIFSEGVSKGKISINKFVEVMCTNPSKIYGLYPKKGVIQPGSDADIVIINPNIEQEIKIKDLHGNSDYSMYEGLKVKCKIDRVILRGTTIVKENKFLSNRIKGKFIKRKKVNKNL is encoded by the coding sequence ATGATAATTAAAAATGGCTTGATAGTTTCAGAACAAAATACCTATAAAGCTGATATTTTATTAAAAGATGAAAAAATAGAATGCATAGGCAATAACATAGCAGAAGAAGGACATGAAATTATAGATGCAGAAGGAAAATATGTAATTCCAGGAGCAATAGATGTTCATACTCATATGAATTTGATAGCTGGAAAGTATACTACAGTTGATGATTTTTATTCAGGAACAATAGCAGCTGCATGTGGTGGAACAACAACTATTGTTGATCATTTAGGTTTTGGACCTAAAGGTTGTAATTTAAGCCACCAGATTAATAAATATCATGAATTAGCTCATGATAAAGCTATGATTGATTATAGTTTTCATGGTGTTGTACAGCATCTAAATGATAAGATTTTAGATGAATTAGAACACCATGTAAACAATGGAATTATTAGTTTTAAGGTTTATATGACATATAATAATAAATTAAGTGATGATAAATTATATAGAGTTCTTAAAAAAATGAAACAAGTAGGTGGTATTGTACCAGTTCATGCAGAAAATGATCAAGTGATAAATTATTTTAGAGCTAAATATAAAAGTCAAGGTAAAATTACTCCAATATACCACGCTAAATCTAGACCAAATAATACAGAATCAGAGGCAATAGGTAGGATACTTAATTTAGCTAAACTTGCAGGGGATGCACCAGTGTATATTGTACATTTATCGACTAAAGAAGGTTTAATAGAAGTAAAGGAAGCACGAAAAAGAGGACAGAAAAATATATTTGTAGAAACTTGTACTCAATATTTGACTCTTACGCAAGAGGAATATAAAAAAGATAATTTTGAAGGGCTTAAATATATAATGGCACCACCTTTAAGAACAAAAAAAGATATTGATTTTTTATGGGATGGTATAAACCAAGGTGATATACAAACTATAGGAACTGATCATTGTCCTTTTAGCTTCAGGCAAAAACTCATAGCAAAAAATGATTTTACTATAGCGCCAGGGGGAGGACCTGGTGTAGAAGAAAGAGTTTCAGTAATATTTTCAGAAGGGGTTAGTAAAGGGAAGATAAGTATAAATAAATTTGTAGAAGTGATGTGTACAAATCCTTCAAAAATATATGGATTATACCCTAAGAAGGGTGTAATACAACCAGGTTCAGATGCTGATATAGTTATAATAAATCCAAACATTGAACAAGAAATAAAAATCAAAGATTTACATGGAAACTCAGATTACTCTATGTATGAAGGTTTAAAAGTTAAATGCAAAATTGATAGAGTAATATTAAGAGGAACTACAATTGTAAAGGAAAATAAATTTTTATCAAATAGAATCAAAGGGAAATTTATAAAGAGAAAAAAGGTAAACAAAAATTTATAA
- the xdh gene encoding selenium-dependent xanthine dehydrogenase, whose translation MYSFILNKKKIEVEKDKRLLEYLRDDTDLTSVKNGCNGEGVCGACTILVDGKKMKACILTISKIDGKKITTVEGLTDTEKEIYTWAFGEAGAVQCGYCIPGMVISAKALIDKNSNPSSNDIKKAIVGNLCRCTGYVKIEKAIALAAKALREGNIPKDEKSKGNVGDRMKRIDNDEKVLGSGEYVDDMKIEGMIYGKALRTKYPRALVKSINIEKALEHKDCETVLTAKDIPGERYIGHLKKDWPALIDIGEETRYLGDGIALVASNTKESLDEILNLIEVEYEELVPLSAPEIAMKEDSPKIHEDGNILSKQFLKKGNVDEVIENSKYVVTQHYSTPFTEHAFLEPESGLAVPENDGVTIYTSCQGVYAVQSECSELLGIEPKKVRAICKLVGGGFGGKEDMSVQHHAALLAWSTKKPVKVTLTRSESLIIHPKRHPMEMEFTTACDESGKLTAMKARIIADTGAYASLGGPVLQRACTHAAGPYNYQNVDIEGVAVYTNNPPAGAYRGFGVTQTIFATESNINLLAQKAGLSAWEIRYRNAIKPGDILPNGQIADETTAMLECLEALKEEYDNNTYVGIASGIKNTGLGVGVPDIGRCRLSVIDGKIHIRVGAVCIGQGLGTIMTQMLCETVDILPELVVVDAPDTATTPNSGMTTASRQTFFAGEAVRRASIKLRKSLEIKSLKELEGEDFYGEYEGITDPMGSNKDNPVSHVAYSYAAHLVILNDEGKLKKVVAAHDIGKAINPKNLEGQIEGGVVMSLGYALTEDYPLKNSVPQVKFGKLGLFRSTSVPEIKSVIIEKSDETLAFGAKGIGEIASIPTAPAVQGAYLKYDGQFRTKLPLEDTPYNKKKK comes from the coding sequence ATGTATAGCTTTATATTAAATAAAAAAAAAATAGAGGTTGAAAAGGATAAGAGACTATTAGAATATTTAAGAGATGATACGGATTTAACATCAGTAAAAAATGGATGTAATGGTGAAGGGGTATGTGGTGCATGTACAATATTAGTAGATGGTAAGAAAATGAAAGCATGTATCTTAACTATTTCTAAAATTGATGGTAAAAAAATAACAACAGTTGAAGGACTCACAGATACAGAAAAAGAAATCTATACGTGGGCATTTGGAGAAGCTGGAGCAGTTCAATGTGGTTATTGTATACCAGGTATGGTTATATCAGCTAAAGCTTTAATAGATAAAAACTCTAATCCATCATCAAATGATATTAAAAAAGCTATAGTAGGTAATTTATGTAGGTGTACTGGATATGTAAAAATTGAAAAAGCTATAGCACTTGCAGCAAAAGCACTTAGAGAAGGCAATATTCCCAAAGATGAAAAGTCTAAAGGAAATGTTGGAGATAGAATGAAAAGAATAGATAATGATGAAAAAGTACTTGGTTCAGGGGAATATGTAGATGATATGAAAATAGAAGGAATGATATATGGTAAAGCCCTAAGAACTAAATATCCTCGTGCTCTAGTTAAAAGTATTAATATAGAAAAAGCATTAGAGCATAAGGATTGTGAAACAGTACTTACGGCAAAGGATATACCAGGGGAAAGATATATAGGACATCTTAAAAAAGATTGGCCTGCTCTTATAGATATAGGAGAAGAAACAAGATACTTAGGAGATGGAATTGCATTAGTAGCATCTAATACTAAAGAATCTCTTGACGAAATATTAAACTTAATAGAAGTTGAGTATGAAGAATTAGTTCCGCTATCTGCACCTGAGATTGCTATGAAAGAAGATTCTCCAAAGATTCATGAAGATGGTAATATATTATCAAAACAATTTCTTAAAAAAGGTAATGTTGATGAAGTTATTGAAAATTCAAAATATGTAGTTACACAACATTATTCTACACCTTTCACTGAACATGCTTTCTTAGAACCTGAAAGTGGATTAGCAGTTCCAGAAAATGATGGAGTAACTATATATACTAGTTGTCAAGGAGTATATGCAGTTCAGTCAGAATGTTCAGAGTTGTTAGGAATTGAACCTAAAAAAGTAAGAGCAATATGTAAACTTGTAGGAGGAGGTTTTGGAGGTAAAGAGGATATGAGTGTTCAGCATCATGCAGCACTTCTTGCTTGGTCTACTAAAAAACCAGTGAAAGTTACTCTTACAAGATCAGAAAGTTTAATAATTCACCCAAAAAGACATCCAATGGAAATGGAATTTACAACAGCATGTGATGAAAGTGGGAAACTTACAGCAATGAAAGCTAGAATAATAGCTGACACAGGTGCATATGCATCATTAGGTGGTCCAGTTCTTCAAAGAGCCTGTACTCATGCAGCAGGTCCATATAATTATCAAAATGTAGATATAGAGGGGGTAGCCGTTTATACTAATAATCCTCCAGCAGGTGCATATAGAGGATTTGGAGTAACTCAGACAATATTTGCAACAGAGTCTAATATTAATCTTTTAGCACAAAAGGCAGGATTATCTGCTTGGGAAATAAGATATAGAAATGCTATAAAGCCAGGTGATATATTACCTAATGGACAAATTGCAGATGAAACTACAGCAATGCTAGAATGTCTAGAAGCACTTAAAGAAGAATATGATAATAATACTTATGTAGGCATTGCATCAGGAATAAAAAATACTGGACTTGGAGTAGGTGTGCCTGATATAGGTAGATGTAGATTATCAGTGATAGATGGTAAAATACACATAAGAGTGGGTGCAGTTTGTATAGGTCAAGGACTTGGAACTATAATGACTCAGATGTTATGTGAGACAGTAGATATTTTACCAGAACTTGTAGTTGTTGATGCTCCAGATACAGCTACTACACCTAACTCAGGAATGACTACAGCTTCACGTCAAACTTTCTTTGCAGGTGAGGCAGTTAGAAGAGCATCTATAAAACTAAGAAAATCATTAGAAATAAAGTCACTTAAGGAATTAGAAGGTGAAGACTTCTATGGTGAATATGAAGGTATAACAGATCCTATGGGATCTAACAAAGATAATCCAGTAAGTCATGTTGCTTATAGTTATGCTGCTCATTTAGTTATATTAAATGATGAAGGAAAATTAAAAAAGGTAGTGGCAGCACATGATATAGGCAAAGCAATAAATCCTAAAAATTTAGAAGGACAAATTGAAGGTGGAGTAGTAATGAGTCTTGGATATGCATTAACAGAAGATTATCCATTAAAAAATTCTGTACCTCAAGTTAAATTCGGAAAATTAGGACTATTCCGTTCCACATCTGTTCCAGAGATTAAATCTGTTATAATAGAAAAGAGTGATGAAACACTTGCATTTGGAGCAAAAGGAATTGGTGAAATAGCTTCAATACCTACAGCCCCAGCGGTACAAGGAGCATACTTAAAATATGATGGTCAATTTAGAACTAAATTACCATTAGAAGATACACCGTATAATAAAAAGAAAAAATAA
- a CDS encoding winged helix-turn-helix domain-containing protein, whose protein sequence is MKVGYKVWIEDKNKAFGKGPYELLIQINKLGSINMACKNLNMSYSKGLKIINNIENELKLKLLDRTIGGRSGGGCSLTEDAKILIHAYEKFTEELDIEMNRLFKKYFDNII, encoded by the coding sequence TTGAAAGTAGGATATAAAGTATGGATAGAAGATAAAAATAAAGCTTTTGGTAAAGGACCTTATGAATTACTTATACAAATAAATAAATTAGGGTCAATAAATATGGCTTGTAAAAATCTAAACATGAGTTATAGCAAAGGTCTGAAAATAATAAATAATATTGAAAATGAACTGAAATTGAAATTATTAGATAGAACAATTGGGGGAAGGTCAGGTGGAGGTTGTAGTTTAACTGAAGATGCAAAAATATTGATACATGCATATGAAAAATTTACAGAAGAATTAGATATTGAAATGAATAGATTATTTAAAAAATATTTTGATAATATAATATAA
- a CDS encoding ornithine carbamoyltransferase, with amino-acid sequence MQTTFRGKDFITLQEWTKDEINTLLDVSFDLKRKFAMGESTPYLRDKSIFLMFFEQSTRTRNSMEAGMAQLGGHGNFLDTSTMQIAHGEVAKDTGVILSRMGHGIAARNCFWKQGNKYLREMAKYASVPVMNLQCDLYHPMQGIADLMTIQEKLGRTQNVKVSIIWAYATTHKKPISVPLTQALLFPRYGMDVTLAYPEGYDLPDWAIEQAKENAEKNGGTFRITHDMEEAYRDADVVIPKNWGSWVNNESEEVVDDMLEQYKSWKCTQEMMDLTNKDSIYMHALPADRVNEVEDSVIDGLHSVIYDEAENRLHTAKAVMTLTMGGK; translated from the coding sequence ATGCAAACTACATTTAGAGGTAAAGACTTTATAACATTACAAGAGTGGACAAAGGATGAAATTAATACTTTATTAGACGTATCTTTTGACTTGAAAAGAAAATTTGCTATGGGAGAATCAACTCCATATTTGAGGGATAAATCAATATTTTTAATGTTCTTTGAACAATCTACAAGAACAAGAAACTCAATGGAAGCAGGAATGGCACAATTGGGTGGACATGGTAACTTCCTAGATACTTCAACAATGCAAATAGCACATGGTGAAGTTGCTAAAGATACTGGAGTAATATTATCTAGAATGGGGCATGGGATAGCTGCAAGGAATTGTTTCTGGAAACAAGGAAATAAATATTTAAGAGAAATGGCTAAATATGCATCAGTTCCAGTAATGAATCTTCAATGTGATCTTTACCATCCAATGCAAGGAATAGCTGATTTAATGACTATTCAAGAAAAATTAGGAAGAACTCAAAATGTTAAAGTTTCTATTATTTGGGCATATGCTACTACTCATAAGAAACCTATTTCAGTACCTTTAACTCAGGCTTTATTATTCCCAAGATACGGTATGGATGTAACTTTAGCTTATCCTGAAGGATATGATTTACCAGATTGGGCTATTGAACAAGCTAAAGAAAATGCAGAAAAAAATGGTGGAACATTTAGAATAACTCATGATATGGAAGAAGCATATAGAGATGCTGATGTAGTTATACCTAAGAACTGGGGTAGTTGGGTAAATAATGAAAGTGAAGAAGTTGTAGATGATATGTTAGAGCAATATAAGAGCTGGAAATGTACTCAAGAAATGATGGATTTAACTAATAAAGATTCTATATACATGCATGCATTACCAGCAGATAGAGTAAATGAAGTAGAGGATTCAGTTATAGATGGACTACATTCAGTTATTTATGATGAAGCAGAAAATAGACTTCATACAGCTAAAGCGGTAATGACATTAACAATGGGTGGAAAGTAA
- a CDS encoding 4Fe-4S binding protein, whose translation MAKLSVNICGIEFPNPIMTAAGPGARNGDYCKKAADGGAGGIVTKTISVKPADIPRPCMGNTKSGFLNTELWSEHSVEEWLETEYKIAKETGLPVIIGMGYTAQQIEKLAPMVKPYADAVELSTHYVGTDVTPIVNAMKAAKRFLDVPVFVKMSPHTDIQTIAKALEEAGADGLVMINSFGPVMTIDTDTGLPIMGSKTGYGWLSGSPIHPLAVRCIYDASKSVKIPIIGVGGVTNGREVAEMFMAGASAVQVCTEAILKGPKVYGKIVKELNDFLDEKGYKDIEEIKGLTHKKIEERNYREHVIPPSINRDECILCGMCERVCPYDAIKVEDEWKIDIDKCFGCGLCVTVCPTNALSIPYK comes from the coding sequence ATGGCAAAATTAAGTGTAAATATTTGTGGTATAGAATTTCCAAATCCAATAATGACAGCAGCAGGTCCAGGTGCAAGAAATGGTGATTATTGTAAAAAAGCAGCAGATGGTGGTGCTGGTGGTATTGTTACAAAAACTATTTCAGTTAAGCCAGCAGATATACCAAGACCTTGTATGGGAAATACAAAAAGTGGTTTTTTAAATACTGAATTGTGGTCAGAGCACTCAGTTGAAGAATGGTTAGAAACAGAATATAAAATAGCAAAAGAAACTGGATTACCTGTTATTATAGGTATGGGTTATACTGCACAGCAAATAGAAAAATTAGCTCCAATGGTAAAGCCTTATGCAGATGCAGTAGAGTTATCTACACATTATGTAGGAACTGATGTAACCCCTATAGTAAATGCCATGAAGGCAGCAAAAAGATTTTTAGATGTACCTGTATTTGTTAAAATGAGCCCTCATACTGATATTCAAACCATAGCTAAAGCTTTAGAAGAAGCTGGAGCTGATGGGCTTGTAATGATTAATTCTTTTGGGCCAGTTATGACTATAGATACTGACACAGGACTTCCTATAATGGGTAGTAAAACAGGATATGGTTGGTTATCTGGGTCTCCAATTCATCCTTTAGCCGTTAGATGTATATATGATGCTTCAAAATCTGTAAAAATTCCTATTATTGGTGTAGGTGGGGTTACTAATGGAAGAGAAGTAGCTGAGATGTTTATGGCAGGGGCATCAGCAGTTCAAGTTTGTACAGAAGCTATATTAAAGGGGCCTAAAGTATATGGAAAAATAGTCAAAGAATTAAATGACTTTTTAGATGAAAAAGGCTATAAAGATATAGAAGAAATAAAAGGATTAACTCATAAAAAGATAGAAGAAAGAAATTATAGAGAACATGTTATACCTCCATCAATTAATCGTGATGAATGTATATTATGTGGAATGTGTGAAAGGGTTTGCCCATATGATGCAATAAAGGTTGAAGATGAGTGGAAAATAGATATAGATAAATGCTTTGGATGTGGATTGTGCGTGACAGTATGTCCTACAAATGCTCTAAGTATACCTTATAAATAG
- a CDS encoding uracil-xanthine permease family protein yields the protein MMEGKSTRSNSVFDLYGRPPITRAAPLGIQHVLAMLVGNITPAIILAGAVGLSTGESTLLIQAAMFIAGIATLLQLYPIGGKSNFRIGSGLPVIMGVSFAYVPTVLSIANNYGVAGVLGAQLIGGIVAIIVGIFIKPLRKFFPPIVSGTVVLTIGLSLYPIAINYMAGGVGAANYGSLKNWAVAIVTLVVVLICNNFTKGITKLASVLMGIIAGYILALALGMISFSGVGDAGLVAIPRPLHFGIKFYPTAIITMSIMYVVNSIQAVGDLSATTAGGLDREPTDSELSGGIIGNGTASILGSLFGGLPTATYSQNVGIVAMNKVVSKFVLLLAAGTILLAGFIPKVGAIMTTIPQSVLGGATISVFAMITMTGIKLITQGEMSTRNVSIVGLAIALGMGITTVPGALEQFPEWVTEIFTSSPVIISAIVVFFLNIIVPKKTIDEEKKERQEIADKEKIS from the coding sequence ATGATGGAAGGAAAAAGTACCAGAAGTAATTCAGTGTTTGATTTATATGGAAGACCACCAATTACAAGAGCAGCACCACTTGGAATTCAGCATGTTTTAGCAATGTTAGTAGGAAATATTACACCAGCAATAATTTTAGCAGGAGCAGTAGGACTTTCAACAGGAGAATCAACTCTTTTAATTCAAGCTGCAATGTTTATAGCAGGGATAGCTACATTATTACAGCTGTATCCTATAGGTGGAAAATCTAATTTTAGAATAGGTTCAGGACTTCCTGTTATAATGGGAGTTAGTTTTGCATATGTGCCAACTGTATTATCAATTGCAAATAATTATGGAGTTGCAGGGGTATTAGGGGCACAATTAATAGGTGGTATAGTTGCTATTATAGTAGGTATATTTATAAAGCCTTTGAGAAAATTTTTCCCACCTATAGTTTCAGGAACAGTAGTACTTACTATAGGATTATCACTATATCCAATAGCTATAAATTATATGGCAGGTGGAGTAGGTGCAGCAAATTATGGTTCACTTAAAAATTGGGCTGTAGCTATTGTAACATTAGTAGTGGTATTAATATGTAATAATTTCACAAAAGGAATAACAAAATTAGCATCAGTATTAATGGGAATAATAGCAGGATATATTTTAGCACTAGCACTTGGAATGATAAGTTTTTCTGGAGTAGGAGATGCAGGCTTGGTAGCTATTCCAAGACCTCTTCATTTTGGAATAAAATTTTATCCTACTGCAATAATAACAATGTCTATAATGTATGTAGTTAATTCTATACAGGCAGTAGGAGATTTATCTGCTACAACTGCAGGAGGACTTGATAGAGAACCAACAGATAGTGAATTATCAGGTGGTATAATAGGAAATGGTACTGCAAGTATATTAGGTTCACTTTTTGGAGGATTACCAACTGCAACATATAGCCAAAATGTAGGTATAGTTGCTATGAATAAAGTTGTAAGTAAATTTGTATTACTACTTGCTGCTGGAACAATACTTTTAGCAGGATTTATACCAAAAGTTGGAGCAATTATGACCACAATACCTCAATCAGTATTAGGTGGAGCTACAATATCAGTATTTGCTATGATTACTATGACAGGTATAAAACTTATAACTCAGGGTGAAATGTCAACTAGAAATGTTTCAATAGTTGGTCTTGCAATAGCCCTTGGAATGGGAATCACAACTGTACCAGGAGCTTTAGAACAATTTCCAGAATGGGTAACAGAAATATTTACATCATCACCAGTTATAATTTCAGCTATAGTAGTATTCTTCTTAAATATTATAGTGCCAAAGAAAACTATTGATGAAGAAAAGAAAGAAAGGCAAGAAATAGCTGATAAAGAAAAAATAAGCTAA
- a CDS encoding YgeY family selenium metabolism-linked hydrolase has translation MSKDFKVKKIFELAKKYEQDMSTFLRKMISHPSESCNEKEVIYTIKEEMEKVGFDKVEIDPMGNVLGYIGHGKHVIAMDAHIDTVGVGDKSAWEFDPFEGMEDDEVVGGRGASDQEGGMASMVYAGKIIKDLGLEDDYTLIVTGTVQEEDCDGLCWQYIIEESKIKPEFVVITEPTSLNIYRGHRGRMEIKVTTKGLSCHGSAPERGENAIFKMAPILNELKALHENLHYDEFLGKGTLTVSEIFFSSPSRCAVADGCTISIDRRLTDGETWQGAIQEIKNLPAVKAANAEVELYKYDRPSWTGLVYPTESYFPSWVLEEDHPACQTLVDGYKELFKEEPLVDKWTFSTNAVSIMGRYGIPCIGFGPGHEDQAHAPNEKTWKDELVKCAALYALTPITYVNKYVNK, from the coding sequence ATGTCAAAAGATTTTAAAGTTAAAAAAATTTTCGAATTAGCAAAAAAGTATGAACAAGATATGTCTACATTTCTAAGAAAAATGATTAGTCATCCAAGTGAATCTTGTAATGAGAAAGAAGTAATTTATACAATTAAAGAAGAAATGGAAAAAGTAGGTTTTGATAAAGTGGAAATAGATCCAATGGGTAATGTATTAGGTTATATTGGTCATGGAAAACATGTAATAGCTATGGATGCTCATATTGACACTGTAGGTGTAGGTGACAAATCTGCATGGGAGTTTGATCCTTTTGAAGGAATGGAAGATGATGAAGTAGTAGGAGGTAGAGGAGCTTCTGACCAAGAAGGCGGAATGGCTTCAATGGTATATGCTGGTAAAATCATAAAAGACTTAGGTCTTGAAGATGATTATACTTTAATAGTTACAGGTACAGTTCAAGAAGAAGATTGTGATGGATTATGTTGGCAATATATTATAGAAGAATCCAAGATTAAACCTGAATTTGTAGTTATAACTGAGCCAACTTCTTTAAATATATATAGGGGACATAGAGGAAGAATGGAAATTAAAGTGACTACTAAAGGATTGAGTTGTCATGGTTCTGCTCCAGAAAGAGGAGAAAATGCAATATTTAAAATGGCTCCAATATTAAATGAATTAAAGGCATTACATGAAAACTTACATTATGATGAATTTTTAGGAAAAGGCACATTAACAGTTTCTGAAATATTCTTCTCATCGCCATCAAGATGTGCAGTAGCAGATGGATGTACTATATCAATAGATAGAAGACTTACAGATGGTGAAACTTGGCAAGGAGCTATTCAAGAAATTAAAAATTTACCTGCAGTAAAAGCTGCAAATGCGGAAGTTGAGTTATATAAATACGATAGACCATCATGGACAGGACTTGTATACCCTACAGAATCATATTTCCCATCATGGGTATTGGAAGAAGACCATCCAGCTTGTCAAACATTAGTAGATGGATATAAAGAATTATTTAAAGAAGAACCATTAGTAGATAAGTGGACTTTCTCTACAAATGCAGTTTCTATAATGGGAAGATATGGAATTCCATGTATAGGATTTGGACCAGGTCATGAGGACCAAGCACATGCACCAAATGAAAAAACTTGGAAAGATGAGTTAGTAAAATGTGCAGCACTTTATGCTTTAACACCAATAACTTATGTAAATAAGTATGTAAATAAATAA